In Lolium rigidum isolate FL_2022 chromosome 3, APGP_CSIRO_Lrig_0.1, whole genome shotgun sequence, the genomic window CAGGTGGCGCATGTGGTTACTCGAACCTGTACGACGAGGGGTACGGGCTCAGCAACGCGGCGCTGAGCACGGTGTTGTTCAACGACGGGGCCTCGTGCGGGCAGTGCTACCTCATCATCTGCGACCAGAGCAAGTCCCCTATGTGCAAGACCGGCAAGGCTATCACTGTCACCGCCACCAATTTATGTCCGCCCAACTACAACCTCCCCAACGACAACGGCGGCTGGTGCAACCCTCCTCGTCCGCACTTCGATATGTCCCAGCCAGCGTGGCTCAACATCGGCATCTACGAGGCCGGCATCATCCCCATCGTCTACCAACAGTATGCTCCATCTCAATTTACATGGCAATGACCCGACAtgaccaaggaaaaaaatagcgtgctataacaaaatagcgtcggccgaaaaatacgctattagcatgctatagcgcgCTAATAGCGCggtatagcacgctatagcgccgaaatgatgtagcgtgggctgtctagaaacgctatagcgtgcttttagcgccgaaatagcgcgctatttttttccatggacATGACATGACGGTTAACAATCTCCGTGTGGATTTACAGAGTCAAATGCTGGAGAACGGGTGGGCTACGATTCACCATATTAGGTTTCAACTACTTTGAGCTGGTGCTGGTGACCAATGTGGCCGGGAGTGGGTCGATCAAGAGCATCTCAGTGAAGGGTACCAACACCGGGTGGACACAGATGTCCAGAAACTGGGGCGTCATCTGGCAGGGCATGTCAGGGCTGGCGGGGCAGTCGCTCTCATTCAGTATCAGCTCCACGGGAGGACAGAACATCGTCTTCCAGAACGTCATACCGGCGGGGTGGACGTTCGGCCAGACCTACTCCACCTGGCAGCAGTTCGACTACTAAAACCACCGTTCCCAGCCGTCTCTACACGTCAATATCGTTGTTAAATTGCTTCTCCAAGCTTTTACGTACGTACTTACAGCTAGCTAGCGCACTCCACGGTTGGAATCGCTGGCTTGATTCATTAATTTGCTCACGTGATGTACTCCTAGATTGAATTTCGAAATTGTAATTAATCCACATGCATATTCAAGGGTTATTGGATTGATTGCTTGCTTGAACCCGCAAAAAAGATTGCTTGCTTGATCACAGCGTTGCATGAG contains:
- the LOC124694453 gene encoding expansin-A18-like, producing the protein MASGKRLILQLLVLCLAAPAVRSGWLQGTATFYGGSDGSGTMGGACGYSNLYDEGYGLSNAALSTVLFNDGASCGQCYLIICDQSKSPMCKTGKAITVTATNLCPPNYNLPNDNGGWCNPPRPHFDMSQPAWLNIGIYEAGIIPIVYQQVKCWRTGGLRFTILGFNYFELVLVTNVAGSGSIKSISVKGTNTGWTQMSRNWGVIWQGMSGLAGQSLSFSISSTGGQNIVFQNVIPAGWTFGQTYSTWQQFDY